The following proteins are co-located in the Spirosoma montaniterrae genome:
- a CDS encoding DUF4198 domain-containing protein, producing the protein MKKNLLTAALLTVLSSALAHEFWLQPSRFFARVGESINIQVLVGEGFQGERSEGKKNRIIQYRHHTATSSADLSPALTGDHYGDVSVVLKTPGTHLFSFANTPKFLTMKADSFLLYLQEDGLDNVIAARKQQNQTNRPSRELYQRCVKTLVQVGPTPDETFAKNTGMPLEITPLQNPYRQRPGETAEFRLTFQNEPLTGGMVRYWNRDAQNKLHEERQRSDAQGRVRFKLRVGQNMISVVRMVANEDTTQADWRSYWGSLTFGCR; encoded by the coding sequence ATGAAAAAAAATTTGTTGACCGCTGCGTTGCTTACGGTTCTTAGTTCGGCACTGGCGCATGAGTTCTGGCTTCAGCCCAGCCGTTTTTTTGCCCGTGTTGGCGAGTCGATCAACATTCAGGTGTTGGTTGGCGAGGGCTTTCAGGGGGAGCGTTCCGAAGGTAAAAAGAACCGCATTATCCAGTACAGGCACCACACAGCGACCAGTAGTGCCGACCTCTCCCCTGCCCTCACCGGCGACCATTATGGCGACGTGTCGGTTGTGCTGAAAACGCCGGGCACACACCTGTTCAGCTTTGCCAATACGCCCAAATTTCTGACGATGAAAGCCGATAGTTTTCTGCTGTACTTACAGGAAGATGGGTTAGATAACGTGATTGCGGCCCGAAAGCAGCAAAATCAGACCAATCGGCCCAGCCGCGAACTTTATCAGCGGTGCGTGAAAACGCTGGTGCAGGTTGGCCCCACGCCCGACGAAACTTTCGCCAAGAATACCGGTATGCCGCTGGAAATTACGCCCCTACAAAACCCGTATCGACAACGTCCCGGCGAAACGGCTGAGTTCAGGCTGACATTCCAGAACGAGCCACTGACGGGTGGGATGGTGCGCTACTGGAACCGCGACGCTCAAAACAAACTTCACGAAGAAAGACAACGTTCCGACGCGCAGGGGCGGGTGCGCTTCAAACTACGGGTGGGGCAAAATATGATTAGCGTCGTGCGGATGGTAGCAAACGAAGACACCACCCAAGCCGACTGGCGCAGTTATTGGGGTAGCCTTACATTCGGTTGCCGTTAA
- the hemW gene encoding radical SAM family heme chaperone HemW: protein MHLYVHIPFCKQACHYCDFHFSTNQRGRPALLDALCAEIELQKNYLPGPELETIYFGGGTPSLLTQGELEQLFTAIHAHFTVLPGAEITLEANPDDLTTDRLLAIRRFANRLSIGIQTFDETTLRWMNRAHTATEAETCVRRAQDAGFDNLSVDLIYGIPNRDASRWAYDLARMLDLGVPHLSAYALTIEPDTAFGRWTKTGKMVPADEGVAASQFEELTTALTQAGYEHYEISNFARPGQYAWHNTAYWQRKPYLGIGPSAHSYNGTSRQYNISTNARYTSELTQGHLPATVEVLSVADQVNEYLLTGLRTQWGCSQTELDMLLGRNFAQEQAPNLVAMQQAGWLRIQNGWLRLTTAGKLFADRVAATLFVE from the coding sequence ATGCATCTCTACGTTCATATCCCATTCTGCAAGCAAGCCTGCCATTATTGCGATTTTCATTTCAGCACCAATCAACGCGGAAGACCTGCGTTGCTCGATGCGCTTTGCGCCGAAATAGAGCTACAGAAAAACTACCTGCCCGGCCCGGAGCTGGAAACGATTTACTTCGGTGGAGGAACGCCCTCGCTGCTGACCCAAGGCGAATTAGAGCAGCTTTTTACGGCAATTCACGCGCATTTTACGGTATTGCCAGGGGCAGAAATTACGCTCGAAGCGAACCCCGATGACCTGACCACCGACAGGCTGCTGGCGATACGTCGTTTCGCCAATCGGTTGAGCATCGGTATTCAAACATTTGACGAAACAACATTGCGCTGGATGAATCGGGCGCATACGGCCACTGAAGCCGAAACTTGTGTGCGCCGGGCGCAGGATGCCGGTTTTGACAACCTCAGCGTTGACCTGATCTACGGCATTCCGAATCGCGATGCGTCGCGCTGGGCGTATGACCTGGCGCGGATGCTGGACCTTGGTGTGCCGCACCTGTCGGCCTACGCGCTCACTATTGAACCCGATACTGCTTTTGGCCGATGGACAAAAACCGGTAAAATGGTGCCGGCTGATGAGGGGGTGGCCGCCAGTCAGTTTGAGGAACTGACAACCGCACTGACGCAGGCCGGTTATGAGCATTACGAGATTTCTAATTTCGCCCGGCCCGGTCAGTATGCGTGGCACAACACAGCCTACTGGCAACGCAAACCCTATCTCGGCATTGGCCCAAGTGCCCATTCGTACAATGGCACGTCGCGGCAATACAACATTTCTACTAATGCACGTTATACGAGCGAGCTAACGCAGGGCCACCTACCAGCTACGGTTGAGGTGCTGAGTGTTGCCGATCAGGTAAATGAATACCTGCTGACAGGGCTGCGGACGCAATGGGGCTGTTCGCAGACCGAGCTTGATATGCTACTGGGCCGCAATTTTGCGCAGGAGCAGGCCCCTAATCTGGTTGCTATGCAACAGGCAGGCTGGCTCCGGATTCAGAACGGCTGGCTGCGGCTAACGACCGCTGGCAAACTTTTTGCCGACCGCGTGGCGGCTACGTTGTTTGTAGAGTAA
- the mtgA gene encoding monofunctional biosynthetic peptidoglycan transglycosylase, giving the protein MNPPRRANTFRDMPQQQPRPRVDSTSTQRGPTRSDMPWQRARGFVRERPLLERVYWFVVKALLWLFFGSIGYVVVLKYVPVWVTPLIVSRWIDTLGTNESSKVYKSWRPYDKISKEAALAVVASEDQAFPTHWGFDFDEIQDAIKENQHRKRPRGASTISQQVAKNVFLWNGRSYIRKGLEVYFTVLIELIWGKKRILEVYLNVAETGPMTFGVEAASQRYYGHAAESLSRNEAARIAAVLPNPRLFSIKKPSNYIQRRTRQIARQMRYLGGQKFIRNL; this is encoded by the coding sequence ATGAATCCGCCACGCCGAGCCAATACGTTTCGTGATATGCCGCAGCAGCAACCCCGTCCCAGAGTCGACAGTACGTCGACGCAGCGTGGACCAACACGCTCAGACATGCCCTGGCAGCGGGCGCGGGGATTCGTGCGCGAGCGGCCCCTGCTCGAACGGGTTTACTGGTTCGTTGTCAAAGCATTACTATGGTTATTTTTCGGCTCCATCGGCTATGTTGTTGTACTGAAATACGTTCCGGTCTGGGTAACGCCACTGATTGTTTCGCGCTGGATAGACACTCTTGGCACCAACGAGAGCAGCAAGGTCTATAAATCATGGCGACCTTACGATAAAATCAGCAAAGAAGCCGCGCTGGCTGTGGTAGCTTCTGAAGATCAGGCATTTCCGACGCACTGGGGCTTCGATTTTGACGAAATTCAGGATGCTATCAAAGAGAATCAACATCGCAAACGCCCGCGTGGAGCCAGTACCATTTCGCAGCAGGTCGCTAAAAATGTTTTTCTCTGGAACGGACGGAGTTACATTCGTAAAGGGTTGGAGGTATATTTCACCGTACTGATTGAGTTGATCTGGGGCAAAAAACGCATACTGGAAGTCTATCTGAATGTAGCCGAAACCGGACCCATGACGTTCGGGGTTGAAGCCGCCAGTCAACGCTATTACGGCCATGCTGCCGAAAGTCTCAGCCGCAATGAAGCTGCCCGCATTGCCGCCGTGCTGCCAAACCCCCGCCTGTTCTCGATAAAGAAACCATCGAACTATATTCAGCGACGTACCCGACAAATTGCCCGCCAAATGCGTTACTTAGGCGGACAGAAGTTTATTCGGAACCTGTAG
- a CDS encoding YihY/virulence factor BrkB family protein produces MNAQPIRQFFVNLWILLKDAYNGFIDDRCLKLSAALAYYTVFSLAPLLVLAMSLISFFFGQEAVQGHVFEQIHGLVGDQAARQIQEMIKNVELSGKTNTALGIGIVTLVVGATTIFIEIQDSVNLIWRVKAKPKRGWLKLLQDRLLSSSLVISLGFLLLVSLIINGLVLALSSFLTKYIPSIGVLIISGFNFAFSTAVVAVLFGTIFKVLPDAKIAWKDVRWGAFFTALLFMLGRYVIGLYVATTSTSSAYGAAGSLIVILIWIYYTAAILYFGAEFTLAYANHFGVKIRPADYAVYVEQVEREREVAVIPTEQKTKAK; encoded by the coding sequence ATGAATGCGCAGCCAATCAGGCAATTTTTTGTCAATCTCTGGATTTTATTAAAAGACGCTTACAACGGATTTATTGACGACCGGTGCCTGAAGCTGAGCGCGGCACTGGCTTATTACACCGTATTCTCGCTGGCCCCGTTGCTGGTGCTGGCAATGTCGCTCATCAGCTTTTTCTTCGGGCAGGAGGCCGTGCAGGGGCATGTGTTCGAGCAGATACACGGCTTAGTGGGCGATCAGGCAGCGCGACAGATTCAGGAAATGATCAAAAACGTTGAACTGTCGGGGAAAACCAACACGGCTCTGGGAATCGGCATCGTTACACTGGTGGTGGGTGCTACCACCATATTTATTGAGATTCAGGACTCTGTTAACCTGATCTGGCGGGTGAAAGCCAAGCCTAAGCGCGGCTGGCTGAAATTGCTGCAAGACCGGCTGCTGTCGTCGTCGTTGGTTATCAGCCTGGGCTTTTTACTGCTGGTGTCGCTCATTATCAACGGGTTGGTACTTGCGTTGAGCAGTTTTTTAACAAAATACATTCCGAGTATCGGCGTCCTGATTATCAGCGGTTTCAACTTTGCCTTCAGCACAGCGGTAGTGGCCGTTCTGTTCGGGACAATATTTAAAGTTCTGCCCGACGCTAAAATTGCCTGGAAAGACGTGCGCTGGGGGGCATTTTTCACCGCGCTATTGTTTATGCTGGGCCGGTATGTGATTGGATTGTATGTGGCAACGACCTCTACCAGTTCGGCGTATGGCGCGGCTGGTTCGCTGATTGTTATCCTGATCTGGATTTATTACACAGCCGCTATTTTATACTTCGGTGCTGAGTTCACGCTGGCATACGCCAACCATTTCGGCGTAAAAATTCGACCCGCCGATTATGCCGTGTACGTTGAACAGGTCGAACGTGAGCGCGAGGTGGCCGTAATTCCGACCGAGCAAAAGACGAAAGCCAAGTGA
- a CDS encoding DUF6970 domain-containing protein, with protein MKTRLISLFCLSLLLLECSNKEVPTDTPTCVRNLIDQYKQQPVTNPPARVYRYTYQGRTVYFIPQRCCDIASLLYDESCTLRCSPDGGISGGGDGRCTDFFATRTNEVLIWKDTRK; from the coding sequence ATGAAAACGAGACTTATTTCCCTTTTCTGCTTAAGCCTGCTTCTGCTGGAATGTAGTAACAAAGAGGTGCCGACAGACACACCGACCTGCGTTCGGAATTTGATTGATCAGTATAAACAGCAGCCCGTTACAAATCCTCCTGCCCGCGTTTATCGGTATACGTATCAGGGTAGAACAGTATACTTTATTCCGCAACGATGCTGTGATATTGCCAGCCTGTTGTACGATGAATCGTGTACGTTGCGTTGTTCGCCCGATGGTGGTATCAGCGGGGGTGGTGATGGTAGATGCACCGACTTTTTCGCTACCCGGACGAATGAAGTCCTGATTTGGAAAGATACCCGGAAATGA
- a CDS encoding OsmC family protein, with protein MQVELVRVDDAFHFEAVGTSAIAQHIDASTDIGGHNAGARPMEMLLMGLAGCSAIDVIVILQKQKQVIDDFRLKVEGLREKDAHPAPFKKIHITYLLKGNLNPDKVKRAIDLSMDKYCSATAQLRPTADITYSFELL; from the coding sequence ATGCAGGTCGAGCTTGTTCGGGTCGACGATGCGTTTCATTTCGAAGCGGTCGGCACGTCGGCAATAGCCCAGCATATTGACGCCAGCACCGACATTGGCGGGCATAATGCCGGGGCGCGGCCTATGGAGATGCTGCTGATGGGACTGGCCGGCTGCTCGGCCATTGATGTAATCGTGATTTTGCAAAAACAAAAGCAGGTCATAGACGATTTTCGACTGAAAGTTGAGGGCCTGCGCGAAAAGGATGCCCACCCTGCTCCGTTCAAAAAAATTCATATCACCTACCTGCTGAAAGGCAACCTGAACCCCGACAAAGTGAAACGCGCCATTGACCTCTCGATGGACAAATACTGCTCGGCTACGGCCCAGCTACGCCCAACCGCCGACATTACGTATTCGTTTGAGTTATTATGA
- a CDS encoding thymidylate synthase gives MKQYHDLLRHILDNGTRKTDRTGTGTLSVFGYQMRFNLKDGFPLVTTKKVHTKSIIHELLWFIKGETNIKYLKDNGVSIWDEWADAEGNLGPVYGKQWRSWAAPDGRVIDQLQDVLNQLKNTPDSRRMIVSAWNPADVPSMALPPCHLLFQFFVAPPDTLKGETRPQLSCQLYQRSADVFLGVPFNIASYALLTMMVAQACGYEANEFIWTGGDTHLYLNHLEQVETQLSREPRPLPTMRLNPAVHSVFDFVYDDFTLENYDPWPAIKAPVAV, from the coding sequence ATGAAACAATACCACGACCTGCTGCGCCACATTCTCGATAACGGCACCCGCAAAACCGACCGTACTGGGACGGGTACACTGAGCGTTTTTGGCTACCAGATGCGCTTCAACCTCAAAGACGGTTTCCCGCTCGTAACCACCAAAAAAGTACATACCAAATCGATTATCCACGAACTGCTGTGGTTCATTAAAGGTGAGACAAATATTAAGTATCTGAAAGACAATGGTGTAAGCATCTGGGATGAGTGGGCCGATGCTGAGGGGAATCTTGGTCCCGTTTATGGCAAACAGTGGCGAAGTTGGGCTGCTCCAGACGGGCGCGTTATCGATCAGTTGCAGGACGTACTGAATCAGCTAAAAAATACGCCCGACTCGCGCCGGATGATTGTCTCGGCCTGGAACCCCGCCGACGTGCCGAGTATGGCCTTGCCACCGTGCCATTTACTTTTCCAATTTTTTGTGGCACCCCCTGACACTTTGAAAGGAGAAACGCGCCCGCAACTTTCCTGTCAGCTTTATCAGCGCAGTGCCGACGTGTTTCTGGGCGTGCCGTTCAATATTGCCAGCTATGCCCTGCTGACGATGATGGTGGCGCAGGCATGTGGTTACGAAGCCAACGAGTTCATCTGGACAGGTGGCGATACGCACCTGTATCTGAATCATTTAGAGCAGGTCGAAACGCAACTCTCGCGAGAGCCACGCCCACTGCCCACTATGCGCCTGAACCCGGCAGTACACTCGGTGTTCGATTTCGTTTACGACGATTTCACGCTCGAAAACTACGACCCCTGGCCCGCCATCAAAGCACCGGTAGCCGTGTAG
- a CDS encoding Crp/Fnr family transcriptional regulator, with the protein MDTLRRSIESICPMPADFYDSLSKALVSQTLPRHTLLLRAGSVADKIYFIERGLVRGYWLDEGHEHTAWFMKEGDFVLSPVSFYTQSPSNEYIVLLEETILHSISRARLNELYDRYPAFNQIGRVLTETYYVQSEQRTGTLRLADAASKYAYFLRAYPGLINRVSLKLVASFLNISPETLSRLRAKRQ; encoded by the coding sequence ATGGACACGCTGCGACGAAGTATTGAATCGATATGCCCAATGCCCGCCGATTTTTATGATTCGTTGAGTAAGGCATTGGTTTCACAAACGCTACCCCGCCATACGCTGCTGCTTCGTGCTGGCTCGGTAGCTGATAAAATTTACTTTATCGAGCGCGGTTTAGTACGAGGGTATTGGTTAGACGAAGGCCACGAACACACCGCCTGGTTCATGAAGGAAGGCGATTTTGTGCTGTCGCCGGTCAGTTTTTACACCCAATCACCTTCTAATGAGTACATTGTTCTGCTCGAAGAAACCATTCTGCACAGCATCAGCCGCGCCCGGCTAAACGAACTGTATGACCGTTATCCTGCCTTCAACCAGATAGGCCGTGTCTTAACAGAGACCTACTATGTACAGAGTGAGCAACGTACCGGCACGTTGCGGCTGGCCGATGCTGCCAGCAAATACGCGTACTTCTTGCGGGCTTATCCGGGCCTGATTAACCGCGTTTCGCTCAAATTAGTGGCTTCATTCCTGAACATCAGTCCAGAAACCCTAAGCCGCCTGCGGGCTAAACGGCAATAG
- a CDS encoding DUF1684 domain-containing protein, with product MNELFIETASPNSNLYARLFFWFWGIACLALVGFRTDDPAYREQLDQWHQQRIESLKRENGWLNLAGLFWLNEGQNTVGSDPGNNLAFPADKAPAQLGVLRLVNGTVTFEPSPGEMVRVTNEPLLKATTIFEPGPGQPLTLQYGSLRWFVIKRGNRYAVRLRDLENPLLKTFAGIDRFPVDESWRVTARLERPTQPRTIPILDVTGQISQQPLVGTLVFERNGQTYRLDAVREGNDKLFILFGDATNAHDTYGSGRFLYTDAPVADDAVTLDFNRAINPPCAFTAFATCPLPPKQNRLAVAIRAGEKRYGDH from the coding sequence ATGAACGAACTATTCATTGAGACCGCGTCTCCAAACAGCAACCTGTATGCCCGCCTTTTTTTCTGGTTCTGGGGTATTGCCTGTCTGGCGTTAGTGGGTTTCCGCACCGACGATCCAGCCTATCGTGAGCAGCTCGACCAGTGGCATCAGCAACGCATAGAGTCGCTGAAACGTGAAAACGGCTGGCTTAATCTGGCGGGCCTGTTCTGGCTCAATGAAGGGCAGAACACCGTGGGCAGCGATCCGGGCAACAATCTGGCGTTTCCTGCCGATAAAGCGCCGGCGCAACTCGGTGTGTTGCGGTTAGTCAACGGCACAGTCACGTTCGAGCCATCGCCCGGCGAAATGGTACGCGTTACTAATGAGCCACTTCTGAAAGCGACTACTATTTTTGAACCCGGACCCGGCCAACCGCTTACGCTACAATATGGCTCGCTGCGCTGGTTTGTGATTAAACGTGGCAATCGCTATGCCGTGCGTTTGCGCGATTTGGAGAATCCATTATTGAAGACGTTTGCAGGTATTGATCGGTTTCCGGTTGATGAAAGCTGGCGCGTAACAGCCCGGCTTGAACGCCCGACCCAGCCGCGCACCATCCCGATTTTAGACGTAACGGGCCAAATCAGTCAACAACCATTGGTCGGTACGCTGGTGTTTGAGCGCAACGGCCAAACCTACCGTTTAGATGCCGTTCGGGAAGGCAACGACAAACTTTTTATCCTCTTCGGCGACGCAACGAACGCCCACGACACCTACGGTTCGGGGCGGTTTTTATACACCGATGCCCCGGTTGCGGATGACGCTGTAACGCTGGATTTTAACCGGGCTATCAACCCGCCCTGTGCCTTTACGGCTTTTGCCACCTGCCCGCTGCCACCCAAACAAAACCGTTTAGCCGTTGCCATTCGGGCGGGCGAAAAACGGTATGGCGACCATTAA
- a CDS encoding ACT domain-containing protein yields MNNSVTANEVTPATYRVVGFDRLRFVDDVTNAIPQDDTCRIVGLSFLADGVRVDGRLTVNIPDEGHRMKLDRQLRAIRGIVSVTQIN; encoded by the coding sequence ATGAATAATTCTGTCACTGCCAACGAGGTAACTCCCGCTACGTACCGGGTTGTCGGCTTCGACCGGCTTCGCTTTGTTGACGACGTTACGAATGCCATTCCACAAGACGACACCTGCCGGATTGTGGGCCTGTCGTTTTTAGCCGACGGCGTTCGGGTCGATGGCCGGTTAACCGTGAATATCCCTGATGAGGGGCACCGCATGAAGCTCGACCGGCAGTTACGCGCTATTCGGGGGATTGTCAGCGTTACTCAAATCAATTGA
- a CDS encoding RrF2 family transcriptional regulator, with the protein MISRKAKYAFKALRILAQQYGKGPVLIAQIAEAEAIPQKFLELILLDLRNHGILQSQMGKGGGYRLRVDPERVNLAQILRVIDGPIAPTPCVSKNFYVKCDDCADEETCTIRPIMERVRDANLSVYENVTLKDFARQPQVPEHY; encoded by the coding sequence ATGATCTCACGGAAAGCAAAATATGCCTTTAAGGCCCTCCGGATTCTGGCCCAGCAATATGGCAAAGGGCCGGTTCTGATTGCGCAGATTGCCGAAGCCGAAGCCATACCCCAGAAGTTTCTGGAGTTGATTCTGCTCGACCTGCGTAATCATGGTATTCTACAAAGCCAGATGGGAAAAGGGGGCGGCTATCGGCTCCGCGTCGACCCGGAGCGCGTTAATCTGGCCCAGATTCTGCGCGTTATCGACGGACCGATTGCGCCTACACCCTGCGTTTCTAAAAACTTCTACGTCAAATGCGACGACTGCGCCGACGAAGAAACCTGCACCATTCGGCCCATTATGGAGCGCGTTCGCGATGCCAATCTGTCTGTCTATGAAAACGTTACGCTGAAAGATTTTGCCCGCCAGCCGCAGGTGCCGGAACACTATTAA
- a CDS encoding sulfate adenylyltransferase subunit 1, whose amino-acid sequence MDLLRFITCGSVDDGKSTLIGRLLYDSKSILADQLEAIERASKTRDNGEVDLALLTDGLRSEREQGITIDVAYRYFQTPKRKFIIVDAPGHIQYTRNMVTGASNCQLAIVLIDARHGVVEQTRRHSLIASLLGIPQIVVAVNKMDLVGYSQDVFSDICIQYAELAKKLNVSAVTYIPISALNGDNVVDESKNMPWYDGPTLLHYLETIVISDDVNPAQGRFPVQYVIRPQTAELPDYRGYAGKVTSGTFRVGDAITVLPSGETSVIDGIELAGQSLQEAGASQSVILHLADDVDISRGDLIVRTDNQPVTSQTIEAMLCWMDTKPLSVGSKYVLQVGTARTRCSVRQIAYQLNVDTYDHTEDVDSLKLNDLANVVLRTAQPISFDPYQQNRATGGAILIDETSNVTVGALMLVGEAG is encoded by the coding sequence ATGGACTTACTACGTTTTATTACCTGTGGCAGCGTTGATGATGGGAAAAGTACCCTCATCGGACGGCTGCTGTACGATTCCAAATCGATTCTGGCCGACCAGTTGGAGGCCATCGAACGCGCCAGCAAAACCCGCGACAACGGTGAAGTTGACCTCGCCCTGCTTACCGACGGGCTTCGTTCGGAACGAGAACAGGGCATTACCATCGACGTGGCGTATCGGTATTTTCAGACGCCGAAGCGTAAGTTTATCATTGTCGATGCGCCGGGACATATCCAGTACACGCGCAACATGGTTACGGGCGCGTCGAACTGTCAGTTAGCCATTGTGCTCATCGATGCCCGGCATGGCGTGGTGGAGCAAACCCGGCGACATTCGCTCATTGCCAGCCTCTTGGGCATTCCGCAGATTGTGGTGGCCGTGAACAAAATGGATTTGGTGGGGTATTCGCAGGATGTATTTTCAGACATCTGTATTCAGTATGCCGAACTGGCAAAGAAGCTGAATGTCAGCGCGGTAACATACATTCCAATCAGTGCCCTCAACGGCGATAACGTGGTCGATGAATCGAAGAACATGCCCTGGTACGACGGCCCGACCTTGCTCCATTACTTAGAAACGATTGTTATCTCTGATGATGTGAACCCGGCTCAGGGGCGTTTCCCGGTGCAGTACGTCATTCGTCCGCAAACTGCCGAACTGCCCGATTACCGGGGGTACGCGGGCAAAGTCACGAGCGGCACCTTCCGCGTGGGCGATGCCATTACCGTATTGCCGTCGGGCGAAACGTCGGTCATCGATGGGATTGAACTGGCGGGTCAGTCGCTTCAGGAAGCTGGCGCATCGCAGTCGGTGATTCTGCATTTGGCCGATGACGTTGACATTAGCCGGGGCGACCTGATTGTTCGTACCGATAACCAGCCTGTTACCAGTCAGACCATAGAGGCCATGCTGTGCTGGATGGACACAAAGCCGTTGAGTGTGGGCAGCAAATACGTGTTGCAGGTCGGTACGGCCCGCACACGCTGCTCGGTCCGGCAAATCGCCTACCAGCTTAACGTCGACACTTACGACCACACCGAGGACGTTGATAGCCTGAAACTGAACGACCTCGCCAACGTAGTTCTACGTACAGCCCAGCCTATCAGTTTCGACCCGTATCAGCAAAATCGCGCCACCGGCGGGGCCATCCTGATCGATGAAACCAGCAACGTAACGGTGGGAGCTTTGATGCTCGTAGGCGAAGCGGGGTGA
- the cysD gene encoding sulfate adenylyltransferase subunit CysD produces MDYLDQLESEAIHILREVAGQFERPALLFSGGKDSITLVHLALKAFRPGKFPFPLVHIDTGHNFQEALDFRDDLANRIGERLIVRYVEDTIRAKKLKEPTGRNATRNGLQTFTLLDAIEEFEFDCCIGGARRDEEKARAKERVFSVRDEFGSWDPKRQRPELWNLYNGRIHKGENVRVFPISNWTELDVWNYIRRENIALPALYFAHERELLLRDGKLMATANGVIKPEPDDQLVTRKVRFRTVGDISCTAASESEADTLDDVIAEIQATRISERGETRMDDQLSEAAMEDRKKGGYF; encoded by the coding sequence ATGGATTATCTCGATCAACTCGAATCGGAAGCGATTCATATTTTGCGCGAAGTGGCCGGGCAGTTTGAGCGGCCCGCGCTGCTGTTTTCGGGCGGCAAAGATTCTATTACGCTCGTGCATCTGGCTCTGAAGGCGTTCCGGCCCGGCAAGTTTCCGTTTCCATTAGTGCATATCGACACGGGACACAACTTTCAGGAGGCTCTTGACTTCCGCGATGATCTGGCAAATCGGATTGGCGAACGGCTCATCGTGCGGTACGTAGAAGATACCATTCGCGCCAAAAAACTGAAGGAACCAACGGGCCGCAACGCCACCCGCAACGGGCTGCAAACGTTTACCCTGCTCGACGCCATCGAAGAATTTGAGTTCGACTGCTGCATTGGCGGAGCGCGTCGCGATGAAGAAAAGGCGCGAGCCAAAGAGCGCGTGTTTTCGGTGCGCGACGAGTTCGGCTCATGGGACCCCAAACGGCAGCGGCCCGAACTCTGGAACCTCTACAACGGGCGTATTCACAAGGGCGAAAACGTGCGCGTATTCCCCATCTCGAACTGGACCGAACTCGACGTCTGGAACTACATCCGGCGCGAAAACATTGCCCTGCCCGCTCTTTATTTCGCCCACGAGCGCGAACTGCTGCTGCGCGATGGCAAGCTAATGGCAACAGCCAACGGCGTTATCAAACCCGAACCCGACGATCAGCTTGTGACCCGAAAAGTGCGTTTCCGCACCGTAGGCGACATTTCCTGTACTGCCGCATCCGAATCCGAAGCCGACACGCTCGATGATGTAATCGCCGAAATTCAGGCTACCCGCATCAGCGAACGGGGCGAAACCCGCATGGACGATCAACTCTCCGAAGCCGCCATGGAAGACCGGAAAAAGGGGGGATATTTTTAG
- a CDS encoding phosphoadenylyl-sulfate reductase: protein MLAESAPPTLASLTEQLAGLSNIDALRKLAELFPGKVVFSTSLGYEDQVITDLIARNDLPIRLFTLDTGRMFAETYSVWKKTIDRYGIEIETMFPEQSAAESLMTGKGPYSMYDSVENRKECCFIRKVEPLRRALTGQQVWVTGIRAEQSANRQTMTQLEWDDAHGLFKFHPLMDWTFEEVKQYVKDHHVPYNPLHDRGFVSIGCQPCTRAIQPGEDFRAGRWWWEDNSKKECGLHAK, encoded by the coding sequence ATGCTTGCAGAATCTGCTCCCCCCACCCTCGCCAGCCTGACCGAACAACTCGCCGGACTCAGCAACATTGACGCGCTGCGAAAACTGGCCGAATTGTTTCCCGGCAAAGTCGTATTCTCGACCAGCTTAGGCTATGAAGATCAGGTCATTACCGACCTGATTGCCCGCAACGATCTGCCCATTCGACTCTTCACGCTCGACACGGGGCGGATGTTTGCGGAAACGTATTCGGTCTGGAAAAAAACCATCGACCGCTACGGCATCGAAATCGAAACGATGTTTCCAGAACAGAGCGCAGCGGAAAGCCTGATGACCGGCAAAGGTCCTTACAGCATGTATGATTCAGTCGAAAACCGGAAGGAGTGCTGTTTCATCCGCAAGGTAGAGCCGTTGCGCCGGGCATTGACCGGGCAGCAGGTCTGGGTTACGGGCATTCGCGCCGAACAGTCAGCTAATCGCCAGACGATGACCCAGTTAGAATGGGACGATGCTCACGGTTTGTTCAAATTTCACCCGCTTATGGACTGGACGTTCGAAGAGGTGAAACAATACGTTAAAGACCATCACGTACCCTATAACCCGCTGCACGACCGGGGGTTTGTCAGCATCGGCTGTCAGCCCTGCACCCGCGCCATTCAACCCGGCGAAGACTTCCGCGCGGGCCGCTGGTGGTGGGAAGATAACAGTAAAAAAGAATGTGGACTACACGCGAAATAA